The Arenibacter algicola region TTTTAATACCTGGTCCAAGCTTATGTCCTGCAATGGTCGCTTTAGGGAATTGGCGGCATCCGCAAAAAAGAGGATTTGGGAGCGGATATGGATTTTCTACGGGGAAAATCGGGGAGCGAGGTTGTTAGGGTTTCCCATTAATCGAACACCTATCTATTATGGATTTTAAGGATAAAGTTGCTATTGTGACAGGGGCCGGGCAGGGTATAGGCCTGGAAATCTGTAAACAATTGGTTGCCCATGGGGCCAATGTTATTTTGAATGATTTGGATGTCGTTCTCGCTGAGGAGGCAGTGGCAAAAATGGACCGGAAGAAAGGAAAATGTATTGCTTTCCCTGGAGATTCAGGGGATATATCGGTCATAAACCAAATGGTGGACAAGGCCGTTGAAGAATTTGGAAAATTGGATATAGTAGTGGCCAATGCAGGGATTACCCTCTTTGGGGAATTCCTTAGCTATCCGTCGGAATCTTTTTTTGAGGTGATGAAAGTCAATTTGGGTGGCAGTTTCTTTTTGGCCCAGGCAGCGGCCAATCAAATGAAAAAGCAAGGTTTGGGCGGTTCTATACTTTTTATGTCGTCCGTAACCGGTCATCAGGCTCATGAAAACTTAGCGGCCTATGGGATGAGCAAGGCGGCATTGGAAATGTTGGCCAAGAACTTGGTCATAGAGCTATCGCCCTATAAAATAAATGTCAATACCGTGGCCCCAGGGGCTACCTTGACAGAAAGGACCTTGAAGGATAAAGACTATTTTGGGACCTGGGAAAATATTACGCCCATGGGCAGACCTGCATCTGTAAATGATATAGCGCAGGCAGTTTTGTTCTTGATCTCCGATAACGCCAAACACATAACGGGACAGAGTTTGGTGATCGATGGGGGTTGGACATCGGTAAGTCCGTCTCCTTATAAAAAATAATGGTCACCTTGAATATTCTTAATACTATAACAATCAATTATAATAGATTTTAAAAAATATGAATCCAGAAGTAGTTAGTGGAATTATATGCGAATTGGGCGAAGGTCCACTTTGGGATGACTCCAAAAAAAAGATATGTTGGGTAGATATTTTAAATGGAAATATCCATGAATGGTCTTCAATAACCTATACTTTGAATACCATTTCGGTTGGCCAAATGATCGGGGCTATGGCACTTTCCGATAAGGGAAATTACATCGCAGCCGTAAAAGACGGATTTGTGTTCATTAACCGGAAAACAGGGGAAGTCGATATGATAAAGAACCCAGAAACACATATGCCGGAAAACAGGTTTAATGATGGGAAATGTGATCCTGTAGGTCGATTTTGGGCAGGGACCATGCCCATCGCAGAAGATAAATCTTCTGGCAGCCTTTATGTGCTGGATGCTTCATTAAATGTTGGGAAAAAGGAATCCAATATTAGCGTTTCCAACGGTCTGGCCTGGAGCCTGGATCACAAAACTATGTACTTTATAGATTCCCCCACCCGCAAAGTAGTGGCTTATGATTACAATAAGGAAAGTGGGGAATTGGCCAACAAAAGAACGGTCATTACCATTGCCGAGGAGGACGGCTTTCCGGATGGAATGACAATAGATAACGAGGGAATGTTATGGATAGCGCATTGGGGAGGGTGGCAGGTAGCCCGCTACGACCCTGGTACGGGAAAAAAATTATTGTCCATTTCCATGCCGGTTTCCCAAGTTACCTCCTGTGCCTTTGGTGGGGAAACCATGGAAGATCTATATATAACTTCAGCTAGGAAGGGGCTCAGTGAATTGGAACTGGAGAAGCAACCCTTGGCTGGGTCCTTATTTGTAGTCAGGAATTGTGGCCATAAAGGACTCCCTGCCTTTCAGTTTAAGAGTATAACTTAAAACAAGTTCCTGTCTTGGCTATCTAAAAAAATCTCAAATAATATAAACCAACGAAAACCAAATTAAGTTAGAATGAAAGGATTGGACGCATTGGATTGGGTGGTGATCAGCGCCTATTTTGTGATATTGCTGGGGGTTGCCTGGTGGGTAATAAAACAAAAACAAAAGAATACGGAGGACTACTTTTTGGCCGGACGGAACATTGGGTGGTTTATGGTAGGAGCTTCCATTTTTGCCTCCAACATTGGGTCCGAGCATGTAGTGGGATTGGCCGGGAATGGTGCCGGGGATAAAATGCCACTGTTGA contains the following coding sequences:
- a CDS encoding SDR family NAD(P)-dependent oxidoreductase, translated to MDFKDKVAIVTGAGQGIGLEICKQLVAHGANVILNDLDVVLAEEAVAKMDRKKGKCIAFPGDSGDISVINQMVDKAVEEFGKLDIVVANAGITLFGEFLSYPSESFFEVMKVNLGGSFFLAQAAANQMKKQGLGGSILFMSSVTGHQAHENLAAYGMSKAALEMLAKNLVIELSPYKINVNTVAPGATLTERTLKDKDYFGTWENITPMGRPASVNDIAQAVLFLISDNAKHITGQSLVIDGGWTSVSPSPYKK
- a CDS encoding SMP-30/gluconolactonase/LRE family protein codes for the protein MNPEVVSGIICELGEGPLWDDSKKKICWVDILNGNIHEWSSITYTLNTISVGQMIGAMALSDKGNYIAAVKDGFVFINRKTGEVDMIKNPETHMPENRFNDGKCDPVGRFWAGTMPIAEDKSSGSLYVLDASLNVGKKESNISVSNGLAWSLDHKTMYFIDSPTRKVVAYDYNKESGELANKRTVITIAEEDGFPDGMTIDNEGMLWIAHWGGWQVARYDPGTGKKLLSISMPVSQVTSCAFGGETMEDLYITSARKGLSELELEKQPLAGSLFVVRNCGHKGLPAFQFKSIT